From Gemmatimonadaceae bacterium, a single genomic window includes:
- a CDS encoding carbon starvation protein A: MQRTLKVLAWVAVTAIGTASFAWLALSRGETVSAAWLVTAAVCFYAVAYRFYSRIIAANIFALDATRRTPSERLNDGRDYVPTNRWVVFGHHFAAIAGPGPLVGPTLAAQFGFLPGALWIVIGVVLGGAVQDCVILCASVRRNGKTLGQMAKEEIGSVAGVTALVAVLGIMIVLIAVLALIVVNALGDSPWGIVTVGLTIPIALLMGGYMRWIRPHKVLEATAGGLVLLVVALFIGRAVAENPALAPSFALSRPALAITIMVYGFMASVLPVWLLLAPRDYLSAFVKIGVVVALAVAILVVMPDLQMPAVTRFIDGTGPVFAGKLFPFCFITIACGAISGFHALISSGTTPKLLEREPDARFIGYGAMLTESLVATLALIAACVLTPGTFFAINSPPAAIGTTVESAAAAVANWGFTLDPAAFTELTRNIGESRLLSRTGGAPSLAVGMAQLFSGWMGAHTLALWYHFAIMFEALFILTTLDAGTRVGRFMLQDLLKHVYAPLGRISWYPAVVFSSALFVALWGYFLYQGVVDPLGGINSLWPLFGIANQLLALVALCVGTTVIIKMGKQRYAFMTLIPLVWLTIVTMSAGWLKIFSADPRLGFLSHARVLEGQVASGTLPANIRSAADAGRLIFNDRLDAGVTAFFLLSVIVVLAASAREWLAVLQGRKPAVSTEIPFEPRVAVAGD, from the coding sequence ATGCAGCGAACGCTGAAAGTTCTCGCGTGGGTCGCCGTCACGGCGATCGGCACGGCGTCCTTTGCCTGGCTCGCGCTGTCGCGAGGCGAAACGGTCAGCGCCGCATGGCTGGTGACCGCGGCGGTCTGTTTCTACGCCGTTGCCTATCGGTTCTACAGCAGGATCATCGCCGCCAACATCTTTGCCCTCGACGCCACGCGGCGCACGCCGTCGGAGCGACTCAACGACGGCCGCGATTACGTGCCGACCAACCGGTGGGTCGTCTTCGGCCACCACTTCGCGGCCATCGCCGGCCCCGGACCACTCGTTGGTCCGACGCTCGCCGCGCAGTTCGGCTTCCTGCCTGGCGCACTCTGGATCGTCATCGGCGTCGTACTCGGCGGCGCGGTGCAGGACTGCGTCATCCTCTGTGCCTCGGTTCGCCGCAATGGCAAGACGCTGGGTCAGATGGCGAAGGAGGAGATCGGGAGCGTCGCCGGCGTGACCGCGCTCGTCGCGGTGCTGGGCATCATGATCGTCCTCATCGCGGTCCTCGCGCTCATCGTGGTGAACGCGCTCGGCGACAGCCCGTGGGGCATCGTGACCGTTGGCCTCACGATCCCGATTGCGCTGCTCATGGGCGGCTACATGCGCTGGATCCGGCCACACAAGGTGCTGGAGGCCACCGCGGGTGGACTTGTCCTGCTCGTGGTCGCGCTCTTCATCGGCCGCGCAGTCGCCGAGAACCCGGCGCTGGCGCCGAGCTTCGCGCTGTCGCGACCGGCGCTCGCAATCACGATCATGGTCTACGGCTTCATGGCCAGCGTGCTACCGGTCTGGCTGCTCCTGGCTCCACGGGACTACCTCTCGGCGTTCGTCAAGATCGGCGTCGTCGTCGCGCTGGCGGTGGCGATCCTGGTCGTGATGCCCGACCTGCAGATGCCGGCCGTCACGCGGTTCATCGACGGCACCGGCCCCGTCTTCGCCGGCAAGTTGTTCCCGTTTTGCTTCATCACGATCGCGTGCGGCGCGATCTCGGGGTTCCACGCGCTGATCTCTTCAGGCACCACGCCCAAGCTGCTCGAGCGCGAACCCGACGCGCGATTCATCGGCTACGGCGCGATGCTCACCGAGTCACTCGTCGCGACGCTCGCCCTGATCGCCGCGTGCGTACTCACCCCCGGCACCTTCTTCGCCATCAACTCGCCGCCGGCAGCGATCGGCACGACCGTGGAGAGTGCGGCGGCCGCTGTGGCCAACTGGGGCTTCACGCTCGACCCCGCCGCCTTCACCGAGCTGACCCGCAACATTGGCGAGAGCCGACTGCTCTCGCGGACCGGTGGCGCACCGAGTCTCGCGGTCGGCATGGCGCAATTGTTCTCCGGCTGGATGGGTGCGCACACGCTCGCGCTCTGGTACCACTTCGCCATCATGTTCGAGGCGCTCTTCATCCTCACGACGCTCGATGCCGGCACCCGCGTCGGGCGTTTCATGCTGCAGGATCTGCTCAAGCATGTGTACGCACCCCTCGGGCGCATTTCGTGGTACCCGGCGGTGGTGTTCTCGAGTGCGCTGTTCGTCGCGCTGTGGGGCTACTTTCTGTACCAGGGCGTCGTCGACCCGCTGGGTGGCATCAACTCGCTCTGGCCGCTGTTCGGCATCGCCAACCAGCTCCTCGCGCTCGTCGCCCTCTGCGTCGGCACCACGGTGATCATCAAGATGGGCAAGCAGCGGTATGCGTTCATGACGCTCATTCCCCTCGTGTGGCTCACGATTGTCACGATGAGCGCCGGGTGGCTCAAGATCTTCTCGGCCGATCCGCGCCTGGGGTTCCTCTCCCACGCACGTGTGCTCGAAGGGCAGGTCGCGAGTGGTACCCTGCCCGCCAACATCAGGTCTGCGGCGGATGCAGGGCGCCTCATCTTCAACGACCGCCTCGACGCCGGCGTGACGGCGTTCTTCCTGCTTTCCGTCATTGTCGTGCTCGCGGCCTCGGCCAGGGAATGGTTGGCCGTGCTCCAGGGTCGCAAACCGGCGGTGTCCACGGAAATTCCCTTCGAGCCACGGGTCGCGGTGGCGGGAGACTGA
- a CDS encoding NAD-dependent isocitrate dehydrogenase, giving the protein MGIPCTLIPGDGIGPDITEATLRVLEASGAAFEWDRQLAGMAAVQAVNNPIPDATLDSIRRTKLALKGPLETPIGEGFRSINVALRKTFDLYANVRPSRDLVPGGRYEGVDIVLVRENTEGLYAGLEHYIKIAEDDKAAAQSIALITRVGSERVIRYAFEYALAHGRRKITLVHKANILKYSQGLFRQVGQQIAREFEGRVAYDERIVDACAMQLVMKPEQFDVIVTTNLFGDILSDLVSGLVGGLGMAPGSNIGAHAAIFEAVHGTAPDIAGLGVANPSALLLAACLMLDHVGDGARAHRIRSAVEAVVREGRVTTRDLGGSATTAQYADAVIARVTG; this is encoded by the coding sequence ATGGGCATTCCCTGCACGCTGATCCCCGGTGATGGCATCGGGCCGGACATCACTGAAGCCACCCTGCGCGTGCTCGAGGCGTCGGGGGCAGCCTTCGAATGGGACCGTCAGCTCGCGGGAATGGCCGCGGTCCAGGCGGTCAACAACCCCATTCCCGACGCGACGCTGGACTCGATCCGGCGCACGAAGCTGGCGCTCAAGGGGCCGCTGGAGACGCCGATCGGCGAGGGCTTTCGTTCGATCAACGTGGCGTTGCGCAAGACGTTCGACCTCTACGCCAATGTGCGGCCGTCGCGCGACCTGGTGCCCGGGGGGCGGTACGAGGGCGTCGACATCGTGCTGGTGCGCGAGAACACCGAGGGGCTCTACGCCGGCCTCGAGCACTACATCAAGATTGCAGAAGACGACAAGGCCGCGGCGCAGTCGATCGCGCTGATCACGCGCGTCGGGTCGGAGCGCGTCATTCGTTATGCGTTCGAGTACGCGCTGGCCCACGGACGGCGCAAGATCACGCTGGTGCACAAGGCGAACATCCTCAAGTACTCGCAGGGCCTGTTCCGCCAGGTCGGGCAGCAGATCGCCAGGGAGTTCGAGGGCCGCGTGGCGTACGACGAGCGGATCGTCGATGCCTGTGCGATGCAGCTGGTGATGAAGCCGGAGCAGTTCGACGTGATCGTCACCACCAACCTCTTTGGCGACATCCTGTCCGACCTCGTGTCGGGCCTCGTCGGTGGGCTGGGGATGGCGCCCGGCTCGAACATCGGGGCGCACGCGGCGATCTTCGAGGCGGTCCACGGGACGGCGCCCGACATCGCTGGCCTTGGCGTCGCCAACCCGTCGGCCCTGCTGCTCGCCGCTTGCCTCATGCTCGACCATGTGGGCGACGGCGCACGGGCGCACCGCATCCGTTCCGCGGTCGAGGCGGTCGTGCGTGAGGGGCGCGTCACCACGCGCGACCTGGGCGGCTCGGCGACCACGGCGCAGTACGCCGACGCCGTGATCGCGCGCGTCACCGGCTGA